From a region of the Solanum stenotomum isolate F172 chromosome 2, ASM1918654v1, whole genome shotgun sequence genome:
- the LOC125855940 gene encoding uncharacterized protein LOC125855940: MVASRVRDFTRMNPPEFHGSKVVEDSQEFIDEVYKVLMIMGVTPVEKAELAAYQLKCVAQVWFFPFEMREGKVLVFINLRQGSSSNAPPKFNKDWVSNSRPQGGNGSGSSLPMSTCTKCGRKHEGKCLADTDGCFGCGKSGHKMRDCLMLTGKGREGKQDPISGLNSNAPKQNWFYAVQTQGEQ, translated from the exons AGAGTGAGAGACTTTactaggatgaaccctccagagtttcatggttctaaagTTGTGGAAGATTCTCAAGAATTTATTGATGAGGTCTACAAAGTCTTGATGATCATGGGTGTGACGCCGGTGGAGAAGGCAGAGTTGGCTGCTTATCAATTGAAAtgtgttgctcaagtttg gttctttccctttGAGATGAGGGAAGGCAAAGTGCTTGTGTTCATTAACCTTCggcaaggaa gttcctccaatgctcctcctaagttcaacaaagattgGGTGTCTAACTCTAGGCCTCAAGGAGggaatggtagtggatcttcattgcctaTGTCTACTTGTACtaagtgtggaaggaagcaCGAGGGTAAGTGTCTAGCCGACACAGATggttgctttggttgtggtaaaagtggtcacaaAATGAGAGATTGCCTGATGCTTACGGGTAAAGGAAGAGAGGGAAAGCAAGATCCTATTAGTGGTTTGAATTCCAATGCTCCTAAGCAGAACTGGTTCTATGCTGTTCAGACCCAGGGTGAGCAATAG